A genomic region of Micromonospora sp. NBC_01796 contains the following coding sequences:
- the rpmB gene encoding 50S ribosomal protein L28, which yields MSRRCAVTGAAPSFGNAVSHSHRRTRRRWNPNLQRHRYRVAGERRFVTLTLTAKALRTVDRKGIDRVVAELRARGVRL from the coding sequence ATGTCCAGACGATGTGCTGTCACCGGTGCCGCACCGAGCTTCGGCAACGCCGTTTCCCACTCCCACCGGCGCACCCGCCGCAGGTGGAACCCCAACCTCCAGCGCCACCGCTACCGGGTGGCCGGCGAACGACGCTTCGTCACGCTGACGCTCACCGCAAAGGCGCTGCGTACGGTCGACCGCAAGGGGATCGACCGGGTCGTCGCCGAGCTGCGGGCTCGCGGGGTCAGGCTCTGA
- a CDS encoding RidA family protein: MGEVARRLESLGLVLPPAMQPPPGVQLPFQPVRVLGDRALISGHSPQNPDGSIGGKLGRLGLDLDVPDGYEAARMTALSMLGSLQRALGDLDRIRAWVRIFGMVRSAPEFNQQPAVINGCSDLILELFGPEVGAHARSAVGMAELPFGIPVEIEAEVALHV; encoded by the coding sequence ATGGGCGAGGTAGCGCGCAGGCTCGAATCGCTGGGACTTGTCCTGCCGCCGGCGATGCAACCCCCACCCGGGGTGCAGTTGCCGTTCCAGCCCGTACGGGTCCTCGGTGACCGGGCGCTGATCTCCGGGCACTCGCCGCAGAATCCGGACGGTTCGATCGGCGGCAAGCTCGGCCGGTTGGGCCTCGACCTCGACGTGCCGGACGGTTACGAGGCCGCCCGGATGACCGCGCTGTCGATGCTGGGCAGCCTGCAACGCGCCCTCGGCGACCTGGACCGGATCCGGGCCTGGGTACGGATCTTCGGCATGGTCCGCAGCGCCCCGGAGTTCAACCAGCAGCCGGCCGTGATCAACGGTTGCTCCGACCTGATCCTGGAACTCTTCGGACCGGAGGTCGGGGCGCACGCGCGCAGCGCGGTCGGTATGGCGGAACTGCCGTTCGGCATCCCGGTCGAGATCGAGGCCGAGGTGGCCCTGCACGTCTGA
- a CDS encoding PepSY-associated TM helix domain-containing protein, producing MQRTRERAWFAVPLLRRLHFYAGVLVAPFLVVAALTGLAYVFTPQLDSLVYADELRVAAVAGPARPLAEQVASARAAHPTGTLTTVIPATAPDTTTQVVFALPELGDRQHTVYVDPYTARVRGTLVTWFGSTPLTTWLDDLHRNLHLGWFGRMYSELAASWLWVLVAGGLVLWLRQHRRGRSRLRRALLPDLAARNVRRTRGWHAATGVWLSVGLLVLSATGLTWSRWAGAHFDTALTALDAKSPTLDLALPEGAPGPHGQHHSAGADPTAIDPAAVERVLGHARQAGLTGPVEIITPAEPGLAWTVTQADYTWPVRLDQLAVDPVTGPVARSDFADWPLLAQLSKLGIQAHMGRLFGWVNQVLLGALAIGLLCVIVWGYRMWWQRRPTRSDRRTFVGPPPERGTWRFLPRPLLVLALLLVAALAWALPTFGATLLAFLVLDALLAKRRVTVTPTPPAPPAGRE from the coding sequence ATGCAGCGGACACGGGAGCGGGCCTGGTTCGCCGTACCGCTGCTGCGACGGTTGCACTTCTACGCCGGGGTGCTGGTCGCCCCGTTCCTGGTGGTGGCCGCGCTGACCGGCCTGGCGTACGTGTTCACCCCGCAACTCGACAGCCTCGTCTACGCCGACGAACTGCGGGTCGCCGCCGTCGCCGGACCGGCCCGGCCGTTGGCCGAACAGGTGGCCTCGGCACGGGCGGCACATCCCACGGGCACGCTCACCACGGTCATCCCGGCCACCGCGCCGGACACCACCACGCAGGTGGTCTTCGCACTGCCCGAACTCGGCGACAGACAACACACCGTGTACGTCGACCCGTACACCGCGCGGGTCCGGGGCACCCTGGTCACCTGGTTCGGCTCGACCCCGCTCACCACCTGGCTCGACGACCTGCACCGCAACCTGCACCTCGGTTGGTTCGGTCGGATGTACTCCGAGCTGGCGGCGAGCTGGCTCTGGGTGCTGGTCGCCGGTGGACTGGTGCTCTGGCTCCGGCAACACCGACGGGGTCGGTCCCGCCTGCGGCGCGCACTGCTGCCCGACCTGGCCGCGCGCAACGTACGCCGTACCCGGGGTTGGCATGCCGCCACCGGGGTCTGGCTCAGCGTCGGCCTGTTGGTGCTCTCCGCGACCGGTCTGACCTGGTCCCGCTGGGCCGGCGCCCACTTCGACACCGCGCTGACCGCGCTCGACGCGAAATCCCCAACGCTCGACCTGGCCCTGCCCGAGGGTGCGCCGGGTCCGCACGGGCAGCACCATTCGGCCGGGGCGGACCCGACGGCGATCGACCCGGCCGCGGTGGAGCGGGTCCTCGGACACGCCCGCCAGGCCGGGCTCACCGGGCCGGTCGAGATCATCACGCCGGCCGAGCCGGGTCTGGCCTGGACCGTGACCCAGGCGGACTACACCTGGCCGGTACGGCTCGACCAGCTCGCCGTCGACCCGGTCACCGGACCGGTCGCCCGCAGCGACTTCGCCGACTGGCCGCTGCTCGCCCAGCTGAGCAAGCTGGGCATCCAGGCGCACATGGGCCGGCTCTTCGGCTGGGTCAACCAGGTGCTGCTCGGCGCGCTCGCGATCGGTCTGCTCTGCGTCATCGTGTGGGGCTACCGGATGTGGTGGCAGCGTCGACCCACCCGGTCCGACCGGCGTACGTTCGTCGGCCCGCCACCGGAACGCGGCACCTGGCGCTTCCTGCCCCGTCCCCTGCTCGTTCTCGCCCTGCTCCTCGTGGCCGCCCTCGCCTGGGCGCTGCCCACCTTCGGGGCGACCCTGCTCGCCTTCCTGGTCCTGGACGCCCTCCTCGCCAAAAGACGCGTCACCGTGACACCCACGCCACCCGCGCCGCCCGCCGGTCGGGAGTGA
- a CDS encoding anchored repeat-type ABC transporter ATP-binding subunit: MELGGRLALREVDLTIDVGELVGLVGPNGAGKTTLLRSVLGLVRAGRGRITVAGRPARAGTATVGYVPQRHEFTWDFPISVEDAVMTGRTGRIGLLRRPRVADWHAVGDALDRVRLTDLRRRPVGELSGGQRQRVLVARALAVRPEILLLDEPFTGLDMPTQELLGELFTSLAKESAVLMATHDLAAAVYGCDRLALLNQTMIATGRPDQLRDRHLWMETFQVSEHSHLLRTLGLATIPAANVGA, from the coding sequence GTGGAACTCGGCGGCCGGCTCGCGCTGAGGGAGGTGGACCTGACGATCGACGTCGGGGAACTGGTGGGGCTGGTCGGGCCGAACGGGGCAGGCAAGACGACCCTGCTGCGGTCCGTACTCGGCCTGGTCCGGGCGGGGCGGGGGCGGATCACGGTGGCCGGCAGGCCGGCGCGGGCGGGTACGGCCACGGTCGGCTACGTGCCGCAGCGCCACGAGTTCACCTGGGACTTTCCCATCTCGGTGGAGGACGCCGTGATGACCGGCCGGACCGGGCGGATCGGCCTGTTGCGCCGCCCACGGGTGGCCGACTGGCACGCGGTAGGGGACGCGCTGGACCGGGTACGCCTCACCGACCTGCGCCGCCGCCCGGTCGGCGAACTCTCCGGCGGCCAGCGGCAGCGCGTACTCGTGGCCCGTGCACTTGCCGTGCGGCCGGAGATCCTGCTGTTGGACGAGCCGTTCACCGGCCTGGACATGCCTACCCAGGAACTACTCGGCGAGTTGTTCACCTCGCTGGCGAAGGAGAGCGCGGTCCTGATGGCCACCCACGACCTGGCGGCGGCGGTGTACGGCTGCGACCGGCTGGCCCTGCTGAACCAGACGATGATCGCCACCGGCCGACCGGACCAGCTCCGGGACCGTCACCTGTGGATGGAAACGTTCCAGGTGAGCGAGCACAGCCATCTGTTGCGGACGCTCGGCCTGGCCACCATCCCGGCCGCGAACGTGGGGGCGTGA
- a CDS encoding choice-of-anchor M domain-containing protein: MTKGIIRDHPRRLAASVAVILAAVLLAPSPADADDRRGQTLDPNQREAAGRVVLDSGHVDIGPHYRDGTWTVRVHDDTVVPSVWRQPSEAVIRVRDTAVLPIPDDPAYAFLGQRPGTPVYVVPQTQNRDVVWVGWNTQDPGVMDTIQRGVTMKLTGVHGPGSLIVYLQSGNLGAPQVLWDSTKTLPQDLWVDTNTHTHANWVFGGPGVYLVALEITADLADDRPLTGTGVLRFAVGDTTGTDEAFTAGYPASGTPAGGDTTPAPGTAPIPAPASDAKAGPSLDGDGPDPAILTTVVITVAGLALVAAAILVLVRGRRAKRRAEAERSATVPTAEAGGER, from the coding sequence ATGACAAAGGGCATCATTCGCGACCATCCGCGGCGGCTGGCGGCCAGCGTCGCCGTGATCCTGGCGGCGGTCCTCTTGGCGCCTTCGCCAGCGGATGCGGACGACCGTCGGGGCCAGACGTTGGACCCGAACCAGCGGGAGGCGGCCGGGCGGGTCGTGCTGGACAGTGGGCACGTCGACATCGGCCCGCACTACCGCGACGGAACGTGGACGGTCCGGGTGCATGACGACACCGTCGTACCGTCCGTGTGGCGGCAGCCGTCGGAGGCGGTGATCCGGGTACGCGACACCGCCGTACTGCCGATCCCGGACGACCCGGCGTACGCGTTCCTCGGCCAGCGTCCCGGCACACCGGTGTACGTGGTGCCGCAGACGCAGAACCGGGACGTGGTGTGGGTGGGCTGGAACACCCAGGACCCCGGGGTGATGGACACGATCCAGCGCGGCGTGACCATGAAACTGACCGGGGTCCACGGGCCCGGAAGTCTGATCGTCTACCTCCAGTCCGGGAACCTCGGCGCCCCGCAGGTCCTGTGGGACTCCACCAAGACCCTCCCGCAGGACCTGTGGGTGGACACGAACACCCACACGCACGCGAACTGGGTCTTCGGCGGGCCGGGTGTCTACCTGGTGGCCTTGGAGATCACCGCCGATCTGGCCGACGACCGGCCCCTGACCGGTACCGGTGTCCTCCGGTTCGCGGTCGGGGACACCACCGGCACCGACGAGGCGTTCACCGCCGGCTATCCCGCGTCGGGCACCCCGGCCGGCGGTGACACCACCCCGGCTCCCGGTACCGCCCCGATCCCGGCCCCGGCCTCGGACGCGAAGGCCGGACCGTCGCTCGATGGGGACGGCCCGGACCCGGCCATCCTCACGACCGTGGTGATCACCGTCGCCGGGCTGGCGCTCGTCGCCGCGGCGATCCTGGTGCTGGTACGCGGTCGGCGCGCCAAGAGGCGAGCCGAAGCGGAACGCTCGGCCACGGTACCGACGGCGGAGGCGGGTGGTGAGCGGTGA
- the rpmG gene encoding 50S ribosomal protein L33 translates to MARQTDVRPVVRLKSTAGTGYTYVTRKNRRNNPDRLVLRKYDPLVRRHVDFREER, encoded by the coding sequence ATGGCCCGCCAGACCGACGTCCGCCCGGTGGTCAGGCTCAAGAGCACCGCCGGCACCGGCTACACGTACGTCACCCGGAAGAACCGGCGCAACAACCCGGATCGGCTGGTCCTGCGCAAGTACGACCCGCTGGTACGCCGACACGTCGACTTCCGTGAGGAGCGCTGA
- a CDS encoding type B 50S ribosomal protein L31, which yields MKPNIHPEYRYVVYRDRSADFAFLTRSTGNSDRTIEWTDGNTYPVIDVEISSASHPFWTGRQRLLDTAGRVEKFRAKYARHNH from the coding sequence GTGAAGCCCAACATCCACCCCGAGTACCGCTACGTCGTCTACCGCGACCGCAGCGCCGACTTCGCCTTCCTCACCCGCTCCACCGGGAACAGCGACCGGACCATCGAGTGGACCGACGGCAACACGTACCCCGTGATCGACGTCGAGATCTCCTCCGCCAGCCACCCCTTCTGGACCGGCCGCCAACGCCTCCTGGACACGGCCGGCCGAGTAGAAAAATTCCGCGCCAAATACGCCCGCCACAACCACTAA
- a CDS encoding anchored repeat ABC transporter, substrate-binding protein encodes MRAAKLLTGAVAVVGLLSGCTAPVAFTATADRIQVVTTTGILADLVRNVGGDRVLVDSIVPDSADSHTYEPTLRDVRNIVYADLAFSNYLLLEAQSVVRTLDANLRPEVPNISLAEGATKYAAEIIPMVEDASLDTIWLGLRVRGTGQRYGANRSSDILLSATEVTGPGRLVGYLTESFGNPDVYFDSADGFDPGTGYRDDTATLPPDAHTHMSWAFTEPGVYRLTVRAQLRVNQRAAPVELGRQRFTFAVGVDPHSVPGFSNPAVLGRGHADIAVDVDAGRLHLYADPHGGGETDQQVYDPATTVIEVPNKGLLEIPSGRSYRFLGRAGDRIFQLPQAVLGKHVHGEIDPHLWQDVGNAQSYVELIRDTLIGVDPAGAATYRRNAEAYLAELGALDTYLTERIASIPPVDRHLVTTHDAFAYLARAYGIPVAGFVTPSPATEPSLADRVRLTETIRNLRVKAVFLEPDLRARSATLVEVAREQGVRVCPIYGDTFSATVDTYLKMMRFNADSLVSCLRP; translated from the coding sequence ATGAGAGCGGCCAAGCTCCTGACCGGCGCGGTCGCCGTCGTCGGGCTGCTGTCGGGATGTACGGCCCCGGTCGCGTTCACCGCGACCGCTGACCGGATCCAGGTGGTCACCACCACCGGGATCCTGGCGGACCTGGTCCGCAACGTCGGCGGCGACCGGGTACTGGTCGACTCGATCGTGCCGGACAGCGCCGACTCGCACACGTACGAGCCGACGCTGCGGGACGTACGCAACATCGTCTACGCGGATCTGGCCTTCAGCAACTACCTGCTGCTGGAGGCCCAGTCCGTGGTCAGGACACTGGACGCGAACCTCCGTCCTGAGGTACCGAACATCTCGCTCGCCGAGGGGGCGACCAAGTACGCCGCCGAGATCATCCCGATGGTCGAGGACGCCTCCCTGGACACCATCTGGCTCGGCCTGCGGGTACGCGGGACCGGCCAGCGGTACGGCGCGAACCGGTCCTCGGACATCCTGCTGTCGGCGACCGAGGTGACCGGGCCGGGCCGGCTCGTCGGATACCTCACCGAGTCGTTCGGGAACCCCGACGTGTACTTCGACTCGGCGGACGGGTTCGACCCCGGCACCGGCTACCGCGACGACACAGCCACCCTGCCACCGGACGCCCACACGCACATGAGCTGGGCATTCACCGAACCCGGCGTGTACCGGCTCACGGTCAGGGCCCAACTGCGGGTGAACCAGCGGGCCGCACCGGTCGAACTCGGACGGCAGCGGTTCACCTTCGCCGTCGGCGTCGACCCGCACTCCGTACCCGGTTTCAGCAACCCGGCCGTGCTCGGCCGGGGGCACGCCGACATCGCCGTGGACGTCGACGCCGGGCGTCTCCACCTGTACGCCGATCCGCACGGCGGTGGCGAGACCGACCAGCAGGTGTACGACCCCGCCACCACCGTGATCGAGGTGCCGAACAAGGGTCTGCTGGAAATTCCCTCCGGTCGGAGCTACCGGTTCCTGGGCCGGGCCGGTGACCGGATCTTCCAGTTGCCGCAGGCCGTACTCGGCAAACACGTGCACGGGGAGATCGACCCGCACCTGTGGCAGGACGTCGGCAACGCGCAGTCCTATGTCGAGCTGATCCGGGACACGCTCATCGGGGTGGATCCGGCGGGCGCGGCGACGTACCGGCGTAACGCCGAGGCGTACCTGGCCGAACTCGGCGCCCTCGACACGTACCTGACGGAGCGGATCGCGTCGATTCCCCCGGTCGACCGCCACCTGGTCACCACGCACGACGCGTTCGCGTACCTGGCCCGGGCGTACGGCATCCCGGTAGCCGGTTTCGTCACCCCGAGCCCGGCCACCGAGCCGAGCCTCGCCGACCGGGTCAGGTTGACCGAGACGATCAGGAACCTGCGGGTGAAGGCGGTGTTCCTCGAACCGGACCTCAGGGCGCGCTCCGCGACGCTGGTCGAGGTGGCCAGGGAGCAGGGCGTCCGGGTCTGTCCCATCTACGGCGACACCTTCAGCGCGACCGTCGACACCTACCTGAAGATGATGCGTTTCAACGCCGACTCCCTCGTGAGCTGTCTGCGGCCGTGA
- a CDS encoding glycosyltransferase family 2 protein produces the protein MVLLSVIIPVYRVEEYLTRCLDSVLRQPFTDLEVVAVDDASDDGCAEILARYAATEPRLRVVTLDHNQGLGAARNAGLASATGTYVWFVDSDDWLPDGTLTAVANRLTQTRPDLLVTGFSRVYWDGRVRTESVSRAAGPPGSPPVFALRDRPALLSVLHIACNKIIRRRFLTDLGLTFADGWYEDVSFSFPLMIAAERISLLDRDCYVYRQRRTGGITHTVSGRHFELFPHWDRVFAFLAERPEIPAELRGQIFQRMIWHFLQVLGHAQRVPAARRREFFTGMVVRFRKHRPVTGYQVPPGAAGIKHRLVAGGAYRLFEALRRANRVGGVLARRRTPVRSGAGVHPAATSRVWPAGEVSIPGEVVVPRKKVNPGELPDRVR, from the coding sequence GTGGTTCTGCTCAGTGTGATCATCCCGGTGTACCGGGTCGAGGAGTACCTCACCCGGTGTCTGGATTCGGTCCTGCGGCAACCGTTCACCGACCTCGAGGTGGTCGCCGTCGACGACGCCTCGGACGACGGCTGCGCCGAGATCCTGGCCCGGTACGCGGCCACCGAGCCCCGACTCCGGGTGGTCACCCTCGACCACAACCAGGGGCTGGGAGCCGCCCGCAACGCCGGCCTGGCGAGCGCGACCGGGACGTACGTCTGGTTCGTGGACAGCGACGACTGGCTACCGGACGGCACCCTGACCGCGGTCGCCAACCGGCTCACCCAGACCCGCCCCGACCTGCTGGTCACCGGGTTCAGCCGGGTCTACTGGGACGGCCGGGTCCGGACCGAGTCGGTGTCGAGGGCCGCCGGGCCGCCCGGCTCGCCACCGGTGTTCGCGCTGCGGGACCGACCCGCCCTGCTCTCGGTACTGCACATCGCCTGCAACAAGATCATCCGGCGCCGGTTCCTCACCGACCTGGGTCTCACCTTCGCCGACGGCTGGTACGAGGACGTCTCGTTCAGCTTCCCGCTGATGATCGCGGCCGAGCGGATCAGCCTGCTCGACCGGGACTGCTACGTCTACCGGCAGCGCCGTACCGGCGGGATCACCCACACGGTTAGCGGCCGCCACTTCGAACTCTTCCCGCACTGGGACCGGGTCTTCGCATTCCTGGCCGAGCGCCCGGAGATCCCCGCCGAGCTGCGCGGACAGATCTTCCAGCGGATGATCTGGCACTTCCTCCAGGTGCTCGGGCACGCCCAGCGGGTGCCGGCAGCCCGCCGCCGGGAGTTCTTCACCGGCATGGTCGTACGGTTCCGCAAGCACCGGCCGGTGACCGGGTACCAGGTGCCGCCGGGCGCGGCCGGGATCAAGCACCGGCTCGTCGCGGGTGGGGCGTACCGGCTGTTCGAGGCGTTGCGCCGGGCGAACCGGGTCGGCGGCGTACTGGCCCGTCGGCGTACGCCGGTGCGCAGCGGTGCGGGCGTACATCCGGCGGCGACGTCCCGGGTCTGGCCGGCAGGTGAGGTCTCCATTCCGGGCGAGGTGGTCGTACCCCGGAAGAAGGTCAATCCCGGGGAGCTGCCGGACCGGGTGCGCTGA
- the rpsN gene encoding 30S ribosomal protein S14: protein MARRSLGTRQARRADLVARFANRRAELKLLISHPDTDPGVRAEAVRRLGRLPRDASPVRLRCRDQIDGRPRGVLSRFGLSRVRFRELALRGELPGIRKASW, encoded by the coding sequence ATGGCCCGCCGGAGTCTCGGCACCCGGCAGGCCAGACGGGCCGACCTGGTGGCCCGGTTCGCGAACCGTCGCGCCGAGCTGAAGCTGCTGATCAGCCACCCCGACACCGATCCGGGAGTGCGGGCCGAGGCGGTCCGGCGGCTGGGCCGGCTGCCCCGCGACGCCAGTCCGGTCCGGCTGCGGTGTCGCGACCAGATCGACGGTCGCCCGCGCGGGGTGCTGTCCCGGTTCGGGCTGTCCCGGGTCCGGTTCCGCGAGTTGGCGTTGCGCGGCGAACTGCCCGGCATCCGCAAGGCGTCCTGGTAG
- a CDS encoding anchored repeat-type ABC transporter permease subunit — protein sequence MSPVDFIADLLNPDLSFLPKALFIAVVSAIVCGVIGCHVVLRGMAFIGDAVAHAVFPGLAVAFVVSGNLVLGGTVAGILTALLIAVFSQNRRLREDSVIGVFFVAAFALGVVVISRAPGYAGSLQQFLFGSITGIPDRDLLVVGVTGLILLLVAFLLHKEFVAVTLDREMARAIGLRAFWLDIVLYVMVTLAVVISVQTIGNILVLALLVTPASAARLLTDRLGVMMLLAPVIGGLSALLGLYVSWSWDLPVGGTIVLALTAVFLLAWLFAPRHGLLARYVF from the coding sequence GTGTCACCGGTCGACTTCATCGCCGATCTGCTCAACCCCGACCTGTCCTTCCTGCCCAAGGCGCTGTTCATCGCGGTGGTGTCGGCGATCGTCTGCGGGGTGATCGGCTGCCATGTGGTGCTGCGCGGCATGGCGTTCATTGGCGACGCGGTCGCCCACGCGGTGTTCCCCGGCCTTGCTGTCGCGTTTGTCGTATCCGGCAACCTGGTGCTCGGCGGCACCGTCGCCGGGATCCTCACCGCCCTGCTGATCGCGGTGTTCTCGCAGAACCGGCGGCTGCGGGAGGACTCCGTCATCGGCGTCTTCTTCGTCGCCGCGTTCGCGCTCGGTGTCGTGGTCATCTCCCGGGCACCGGGGTACGCCGGATCGCTGCAGCAGTTCCTGTTCGGCTCGATCACCGGCATCCCGGACCGGGACCTCCTCGTCGTGGGGGTGACCGGGTTGATCCTGCTCCTGGTCGCGTTCCTACTACACAAGGAGTTCGTCGCGGTCACCCTCGACCGGGAGATGGCCAGGGCCATCGGCCTGCGGGCATTCTGGCTCGACATCGTCCTCTACGTGATGGTCACCCTCGCGGTGGTCATCTCGGTCCAGACCATCGGCAACATCCTGGTGCTGGCCCTGCTGGTCACCCCGGCCTCGGCGGCCCGGCTGCTGACCGACCGGCTGGGCGTCATGATGCTGCTGGCGCCGGTCATCGGCGGCCTGTCGGCCCTGCTCGGCCTGTACGTCTCCTGGTCGTGGGACCTGCCCGTGGGCGGCACGATCGTGCTCGCCCTGACCGCGGTCTTCCTGCTCGCCTGGCTCTTCGCGCCCCGGCACGGACTACTCGCCAGGTACGTCTTCTAG
- a CDS encoding polysaccharide deacetylase family protein: protein MNGGQRRSGRRAALMATLGAVANAVPAVTVLPSLRLRLFPRLSGFGTTDHVALTFDDGPDPASTPRFAEALAAHRVRATFFLLGSTLADAPSVGRDLAAAGHEVAVHGWAHRNLLLRGPYSTHHDLLRARDLVQETTGQTPRFYRPPYGVLSAAALLAAHRLALSPVLWTCWGRDWTRTATPASVLATLRTGLNGGGTILLHDSDCASAPGAWRSSLAALPYLLDECARRGWRVGPLGEHGLPPRRPGRGRTGRTAGSDGRRGGRFSAPGPAAPRD, encoded by the coding sequence ATGAACGGTGGTCAGCGCCGGTCGGGGCGGCGGGCGGCGCTGATGGCCACGCTCGGCGCGGTGGCGAACGCCGTACCGGCGGTCACCGTGCTGCCGAGCCTGCGCCTGCGGCTCTTCCCCAGGCTCAGCGGATTCGGGACCACCGACCATGTGGCGCTGACCTTCGACGACGGCCCGGACCCGGCCTCCACCCCACGGTTCGCCGAGGCACTCGCCGCCCACCGGGTACGGGCGACGTTCTTCCTGCTCGGTTCCACCCTGGCCGACGCGCCGTCGGTGGGGCGGGACCTCGCCGCAGCCGGTCACGAGGTGGCCGTGCACGGGTGGGCGCACCGGAACCTGCTGCTGCGCGGGCCGTACTCGACCCATCATGACCTGCTGCGGGCGCGGGACCTGGTCCAGGAGACCACCGGCCAGACGCCCCGTTTCTACCGCCCGCCGTACGGGGTGCTGAGTGCGGCGGCCCTGCTGGCGGCTCACCGGCTGGCCCTGAGCCCGGTGCTCTGGACCTGCTGGGGGCGGGACTGGACCCGTACCGCCACACCGGCTTCGGTGCTCGCCACGCTGCGTACCGGGCTGAACGGAGGCGGGACGATCCTGTTGCACGACTCCGACTGCGCCTCCGCCCCCGGTGCCTGGCGGTCGAGTCTGGCGGCGCTGCCGTACCTGCTGGACGAGTGCGCCCGGCGGGGGTGGCGGGTCGGTCCGCTGGGCGAGCACGGGCTGCCCCCGCGTCGGCCGGGGCGGGGCCGGACGGGACGTACCGCAGGCTCGGACGGGCGGCGCGGCGGTCGTTTCAGCGCACCCGGTCCGGCAGCTCCCCGGGATTGA
- a CDS encoding CobW family GTP-binding protein → MSSSLAPAGVTQSRTDLRPAVTVLSGFWPGATFAVARALLADDPTLLLVRHDLTGVRDGHVRRVVRDHTGIVEDESVTLAHGCVSCTLREDVLPTVARLARTHPRRDLVLMLPEVVEPEAVAAACAHHLLDGVPFADLVRVDSYATVVDAEHLLDGLGSTDDLVTLGIEAAVDDDRALADVITRQIEYADTVVLWGQSPDGAYDTDRLAILLHRIAPWAVHVTAADDGLVDATALSRQLRHTHRHRPETPGVLARGIEGYPLGVHEPLADSGVVSAVFRARRPFHPDRLHDVLETVTGEALRSRGHLWLASQPDTVVAWEFAGGGLNLGTLGRWLVNLPPERWTGASDQRRLAADLDWDPYYGDRHSHLVFIGLDLDPVEIHRLLAGCLLSDTELADGELEWMTYPDPFAGCFPLPDEERELESPSEGTEPQ, encoded by the coding sequence ATGTCGTCATCGCTTGCCCCGGCGGGTGTCACGCAGTCCCGGACCGACCTGCGACCGGCGGTCACCGTGCTCTCCGGCTTCTGGCCAGGGGCCACCTTCGCCGTCGCCCGCGCCCTGCTCGCCGACGACCCGACCTTGCTGCTCGTCCGGCACGACCTGACCGGCGTACGGGACGGCCACGTGCGCCGGGTGGTCCGGGACCACACCGGGATCGTCGAGGACGAGTCGGTCACCCTGGCGCACGGCTGCGTGTCGTGCACCCTGCGCGAGGACGTCCTGCCCACCGTCGCCCGGCTGGCCCGCACCCACCCCCGGCGGGACCTGGTGCTGATGCTGCCCGAGGTGGTCGAACCCGAGGCGGTGGCCGCCGCCTGCGCCCACCACCTGCTCGACGGAGTGCCGTTCGCCGACCTCGTACGCGTCGACTCGTACGCGACCGTGGTCGACGCCGAACACCTGCTCGACGGCCTGGGGAGCACCGACGACCTGGTCACCCTCGGCATCGAGGCAGCCGTGGACGACGACCGCGCACTCGCCGACGTGATCACCCGACAGATCGAGTACGCCGACACCGTGGTGCTCTGGGGACAGTCCCCGGACGGCGCGTACGACACCGACCGGCTGGCGATCCTGCTGCACCGGATCGCGCCGTGGGCCGTACACGTCACCGCCGCCGACGACGGACTCGTCGACGCCACCGCGTTGAGCCGGCAACTGCGGCACACCCACCGGCACCGTCCGGAGACGCCCGGCGTACTGGCCCGTGGCATCGAGGGCTACCCGCTCGGCGTACACGAACCACTGGCCGACTCCGGTGTGGTCTCCGCGGTCTTCCGCGCCCGCCGCCCGTTCCACCCGGACCGGCTGCACGACGTGCTGGAGACGGTGACCGGGGAGGCGCTGCGCTCACGGGGCCACCTCTGGCTGGCCAGCCAACCGGACACCGTGGTCGCCTGGGAGTTCGCCGGCGGTGGCCTGAACCTCGGCACCCTCGGTCGCTGGCTGGTGAACCTGCCGCCGGAACGCTGGACCGGGGCGAGCGACCAGCGCCGGCTCGCCGCCGACCTGGACTGGGACCCCTACTACGGGGACCGGCACAGCCACCTGGTCTTCATCGGGCTCGACCTCGACCCGGTGGAGATCCACCGGCTGCTCGCCGGCTGCCTGCTCAGCGACACCGAGTTGGCCGACGGGGAGTTGGAATGGATGACCTATCCCGACCCGTTCGCCGGCTGCTTCCCGCTCCCCGACGAGGAACGGGAACTCGAATCACCTTCGGAAGGAACCGAACCACAGTGA